The Arachis ipaensis cultivar K30076 chromosome B03, Araip1.1, whole genome shotgun sequence region TATTGCGTTCTTTTGCTTCGTCACCATGGTCTTCCTTTTTAGAACAGTTGATGCATGTTCAAGAGGGCATTTTCGTTATTTTAGAGACAAGGTGCAGAATGATGTTAGAAGAATTACACTATGCCGGCCTTGAATGTCAAGAAAACCAAGAGTTCGTATAAAAAATAGTGGTGCTGAAATTGCGGCACTCATAAGGCCCATTAGgctaagaacaggtttcttagaggCCTAATAGGAAAATATTTATCTATCTTTTTATGTTTCcgttgtgtcttttcttgttcattcatattcattcttattttcttacaagtttcTTAGTTGTTACTTCTCCACTTTAATCGCCAAATTGACTAAATCCTCATTTGCATAATGGTGAAGCTCAACCTCATCTACAATTTCTTGGTTTAATCCAATCAAAAATCGCCCCATAAGAACTTTAAaacccttttcaaaattaatCTTGCACATTGAATACAGCAACTCTTTGTGGTACTCCTTTACTGATTTTGAACCTTGTTTCAACTTACAAAACTTTTCAAGAAACTCATGGTATGATGATGACACAAACTGGTTCCTCatgattttcttcatcttctcccaggTGCAAATTGGTCTTCCATACCTTTTTATAGATCTTCCTAACTCATTCCACTTAGCTTCTACCAATCTAACATTCTTTTCCTCTGACAGGATGCAATACGCAAAAATTGACTATATCTTCCTTTCCTATTTGAAATATGTGTCAGCATCATTTTTCCTTTACAAGCAGGGATTTGCATCTTAAAAACCTTTCTCGCATAAGAGATTCCTTCATCATCACTAATACCATTCTCAGTCCTCATTGATTCTAATTTGGAAacctataaaaataataataaagaccTCACAATACTATTCTCACGTGTATCACTCAAAATTAGGTCACTCGTGTTTGCACTTAATCCATGGCTTTGTCCATCTTTTGAGCTAACCTCTGGTCTATTTCCACTCTTATATTACTTTAACAAGTTGTACTtcagaaataaagagaaaaaagagaccAAGAGACCAAACTAAGATAATCGTAATGATAAAAACTTtcaatttgacaaaaaaaaattcagattatgtgacaaacaaatttGAAAAATACTAGAAAATTTTCCAAACCCAATTGATACCCCAGAAGAATTTGAAACAAATCTGAAATTTGGATACTtggaaattgaaatcaacaacCTTTTAATTGTATGACATTCTCcccttcttttttccttttttttttgtactGCACTTTTCATAAAAAACNNNNNNNNNNNNNNNNNNNGAATTTACGatttttttaattctccttttttttcccatgctttttttctttgaattttcgaGATTTTTTTCGCTGAATATCACTCTAAAGTAAAAttgcaaaaataaaagataaaataaagaaaCTAGACACCGACCCTAGAACGTGTAGATAAATAAGATCGTAGCTACGACCTGTAACTGATACTAAATGATAATGAATGAATATAAatgaacaagaaaagacacaatgGAAACACAAAAAGATAAATAAAGATTTTTCTATTAGGCCTCTAAGAAACCCGTTCTTAACAACTTAGGTTACCGGAAGGGTTTTtttctactagaccttcaaagaacatgtttgacaacctagatcaaagGGCTACAATTGAAAGAACGAACACTAAGAATTACCTTAGATTGGATCCTTCAAATttcttcatgcaacaagcaaGCAAATCACTCACTTCACTTGGTCACACAATGCAAAACGTGCATAAAGCAACTCAGaaatttttattcatcaaaagtgaTCAGATTGCTTCACAAAAGTGCTTAAATAGATCCCTAACAGATTAACTTAAAAGTGGATCAAATCTTCCTAgaataaaacaataaaatctgaaaaaaataaaagatatgacTCCAAAATTAActctaactaatttaaatcagataaGATCTTATTAGATATTAAACACCTAGTATATGaatatgataattaatttaaatcagatttgatctataaagattagatcagatttgatttaaatttaaaacaccaaaaatactactaaacaaatcaaaaccaaatcaaatcttttaacatccctaacaacaaatcaaatttaaatataacTAGATAATTTCGAATTTAATACCGAGTTTATGCTTCCCAATGAATTTTAAAAGAACTCTTGGGCTTCTTGATGTCCTCATTTAGTCCAATGGGCCTTATGAGTACTGCAATTTCAGCTCCACTGTTTTTGAGACGAACTATTGGTCTTCTTGATATCCAAGATCGGCATAGTGTAATTTTTCTAGTATTCAGATCCTTGAACATGACAAGATTACCATTCTGCACCTTTGTCACTAAATGACAAAAACACCCTCCTGAACACATATCAACAATGGCATGTTGTCGACAATGATGTTGTTGGCATCACAAGTCTTCGTCTTTCTCAAGCAACAGAGAGGGAGAGTGAACGTAGAGAGGGTATGAAGAGGGAGAATATGAGCCAAAGAAAACTTTTCTTATAAAGGTTAGGCTTAGGTTTATTAAATGAAAAGACCCGGtaatttaaaaaaatccaaaaaaaacccGCCATACTTGTATTAGACCGTCATGGCACCACCGCCAATGTGGCCACCATTTGCCAAACACCATTTCTGCAACACCACATGCTTAAGATGGCAGCTAGCCCAAAAACCGCCATGCTGTAACACCATGGCAACAATTTTAAAACCCTACTTGCCGCCTTGTTAACATCAAGATTGGGAACTTAAAGGCTCAACCTGAAGAAGAATTCAGCAAGTTTGCAACAGCCGCATCAAGTGGCAAGATCTTCCAAACTTCAAGAATTTATGGAATTTGTAACATCCAAGAGCTGTTTTCTTAATTCTTCCTTAGGAAAAAGGTGTATTATTTAAACAGTTTGCATTGATAGGAACCTAAAATTGCTTAAGTCTACATTAGGAGGGGAACAGGGAAAGGTCAGGCCCAATGAATTGGTTTTGACGAGACCTAACTAGCGGTTGCTAAGTTGGCAGGAGGAATTGCAAGGAGAGAAGGATTTTGTGGAATCTAGATCATATTTCTATGAGTTTGAAAGAGCAAGGATCTTAAGTGTCAGATAATAAAGCTAAACTGGTGGTGGAACCTTGGCAGTGAGGTACTACAGCTATGAAGCTCAATTGTATTCCACTAACATTAGTCCAAATGTGGTACTACAGCACTATCTTCTTATTGTATTAACTGTTTTGCCTTCTCTAATACCAATTCCTATCAATTTCAATGGAAAGATCCCTTAAGTTGCATAGGGGAAGCTGCAAGGCAGAAAAATTGTAATTTAGTAGGTTGTGGGGAATTACATAACTTCATTTCCATAAGGTGGTGTATGAACTCAAGTTACAGGTAGTAGAGATGCCTCGATTTCAGAAGCAGTCATGAGAGGGAATCAAAGGCAACAGCAGAACCAGTTCAATTAATACATACACTTGGGAATCAAACCGTCCTTTACAACTACCAGCAAGAAAATGAATGATCCGGTCTAGTCAACCTAGAACATAAGTGAGAATACTGTGTACATAGCTAACTAACCGTTTCGTTAAAAACAgaatataaaacaaaaataaaattacaaaagtACTGATGTAACAAAATTATGTGAAAAGATGATAGATAAACAAAACTAAGCGAACAGACAAGAGATAAACACCTGAAGTATAGAGTCGACCTCACGAATGTGCGACAGAAACTTATTACCCAGTCCCTGCAACAATTAAAGGTGCAGAAGAAATTAAACAGTGCAACTGtgtaatgaggagagagagaaagaataaAAGAGAATGTGTTTACTAGCACCAAAactaaataagaagaaaaaatataaataccTCGCCTTGACTTGCACCCTTTACAAGCCCCGCAATATCCACAAATTCTATAGATGCAGGGACTGCTCGAACAGATTTACTAAGATTAGAAAGTACCTGGAGACGAGAATCTGGAACTGCAACAATCCCTACATTTGGCTCTATTGTACAAAAAGGAAAATTAGCAGCTTGAGCCTTTCCATTTTCAACCTAGACATACAAGAAGGAttgtatataaaaatttaaaatcgaTATAAACTGACATTATTGCAGCACTAGGAAGTAGAGCTATATGCATGCAAAACATCACCACCACAATCAACCTAACATTAACCATAAATtagagaaaataaaagagaaagatcCAACGATATTTACCAACCATTTCATCTATAAAAGGCATAGTAATGATGAAGTTATTCCAAAAGTCcttctttttcaataaaatagaaacaaagaaaagaaacagaaacaAGGTAACACAAATAAACATTTCACAAGACATCCGCCAAAAGGAGAGCAGCACTAGCAGAGGGCTGTTGGAGGGATCTCTAATGGAATCATTCTATTTGACACCAATCGTAGCCAATCATCAGCCCATATGTTTGTAAATCAAATAAAGCTAGGACAGTTCATATCATTAGGAAAGCCCATCACAGAGTTAACTATTATTAATCAAAAACCGTCATTCAATTCCTAGAAATGAACACTAAAGAAAATTCATATATGTTCTTTACTTCAACAGAAAAATATCCGTCTGTATCTCTCACTGTCTATCTGGCTCACAGACGTTATCAAAATGCAGCCCAATAGAACAAAAATCAACTAGGTATTCGCATTATAGAAAAGACGCATAATGAGAATGTGGCACATAGAGGCTTACAACAGCATTGAATAGAGTGGACTTGCCAACGTTGGGGAGGCCAACGATGCCGGCTCTAAGGCTCATACTTATCCTTGATGAAAAAGACGAGAACCTTCGTTGAGTCCCGTAGAAGTGAGCGGTTCGGAGAAGAGTTTGATTTCGCAAGAAGTTTGACTTGAGTGGATGAAATAGAGTGGGAACAAGGTGAAGGTGACTGCAAGCCGCTCTTGCCATTGCTTGCGTTGCAGTTGCCGGAGGGAACGCACATTCAACGGATATGGATGCGGTGGATACATGCGCAGCTTCAACAGATAAATTCCAAGCTGGGACTTGAAAACTGAAAACATGACCCGAACAACCCACGGCCACGAGTGGTGCCTTGCCCCAGCAGGCCAGGTTAATAACCGGTTTGGTTTGGGTACAATATAAAGCCGCATTTAACCCGTCATAATTGTTTGGACTTTGGAGTGATGGATTCATGGATACCCACCCACTAATTCGGGTCATATGTTTTACGTTGCCCGCCCCAACCTGGATCCGGGTCATGTTTTGTCGGATTTGTGCCcgtctatttttgattttttattgtgTTATGTTTCGAGTTGAGTTTGGATAGCTTtgtcttttttaaataaaatatatattttaggaTAAAATTATAATAANNNNNNNNNNNNNNNNNNNNNNNNNNNNNNNNNNNNNNNNNNNNNNNNNNNNNNNNNNNNNNNNNNNNNNNNNNNNNNNNNNNNNNNNNNNNNNNNNNNNNNNNNNNNNNNNNNNNNNNNNNNNNNNNNNNNNNNNNNNNNNNNNNNNNNNNNNNNNNNNNNNNNNNNNNNNNNNNNNNNNNNNNNNNNNNNNNNNNNNNNNNNNNNNNNNNNNNNNNNNNNNNNNNNNNNNNNNNNNNNNNNNNNNNNNNNNNNNNNNNNNNNNNNNNNNNNNNNNNNNNNNNNNNNNNNNNNNNNNNNNNNNNNNNNNNNNNNNNNNNNNNNNNNNNNNNNNNNNNNNNNNNNNNNNNNNNNNNNNNNNNN contains the following coding sequences:
- the LOC107630622 gene encoding uncharacterized protein LOC107630622 isoform X4; its protein translation is MNPSLQSPNNYDGLNAALYCTQTKPVINLACWGKAPLVAVGCSGHVFSFQVPAWNLSVEAAHVSTASISVECAFPPATATQAMARAACSHLHLVPTLFHPLKSNFLRNQTLLRTAHFYGTQRRFSSFSSRISMSLRAGIVGLPNVGKSTLFNAVVENGKAQAANFPFCTIEPNVGIVAVPDSRLQVLSNLSKSVRAVPASIEFVDIAGLVKGASQGEGLGNKFLSHIREVDSILQIDKRLEKLKKGKAKDSQSKVKEEAEKSALEKIREALLDGKPARSVTLTDYERDAVKHLCLLTMKPVIYVANVAESDLSDAADNNYVKEVTEVASELQSGIVTVSAQVEAELTELPMEERQEYLNSLGVSESGLGNLIRETYGLLGLRTYFTSGEKETKAWTILAGMTAPQAAGVIHSDFEKGFIRAETVSIKDVAYDDFVAAGSLAAAREKGLLRSEGKDYIVQEGDVMLFRFNV
- the LOC107630622 gene encoding uncharacterized protein LOC107630622 isoform X5, encoding MNPSLQSPNNYDGLNAALYCTQTKPVINLACWGKAPLVAVGCSGHVFSFQVPAWNLSVEAAHVSTASISVECAFPPATATQAMARAACSHLHLVPTLFHPLKSNFLRNQTLLRTAHFYGTQRRFSSFSSRISMSLRAGIVGLPNVGKSTLFNAVVENGKAQAANFPFCTIEPNVGIVAVPDSRLQVLSNLSKSVRAVPASIEFVDIAGLVKGASQGEGLGNKFLSHIREVDSILQVVRCFEDNDIVHVNGKVDPKSDIDVINLELVFADLDQIDKRLEKLKKGKAKDSQSKVKEEAEKSALEKIREALLDGKPARSVTLTDYERDAVKHLCLLTMKPVIYVANVAESDLSDAADNNYVKEVTEVASELQSGIVTVSAQVEAELTELPMEERQEYLNSLGVSESGLGNLIRETYGLLGLRTYFTSGEKVAYDDFVAAGSLAAAREKGLLRSEGKDYIVQEGDVMLFRFNV